The following nucleotide sequence is from Chloracidobacterium validum.
GAAAACACGAGCGCCACATCGAGCTTGAGCCGCACCGGGAAGCCCTTAATCTGCACATCGCCTTCCTGCATGATGTTGAACAGCCCAACCTGGATTTTACCGGCCAGGTCGGGCAGTTCATTGATGGCAAAAATGCCGCGATTGGCCCGGGGCAGCAGCCCAAAGTGCATCGTGGTTTCATCACTGAGCAGGTTACCGCTCTTGGCAGCCTTGATTGGGTCAATATCCCCAATGATGTCGGCAATGGTCACATCTGGCGTGGCCAGCTTCTCGACATAGCGTTCCTGGCGCGTCCGCCAGGCGATTGGCGTGGCGTCCCCTTTTTCAGCCATCACCCGCTGCCCATAGGCGCTGATGGGCGCAAACGGGTTGTCGTTGATTTCGGAGCCGGCAATGACCGGCATGACCTCATCGAGCAGGTTCGTCAGTGAGCGTAGAATGCGACTCTTGGCTTGCCCACGCCGGCCCAGCAAAATCAGGTTGTGGCGCGACAAAATGGCATTGATCAAATGTGGCTCAACTGAGTCTTCATAGCCCACGATACCCGGAAAGACCTTCTCGCCACGTTCAAGCTTGGTGACGAGGTTGTCCCGCATTTCATCCTTGACCGAGCGTCCGTGGCGGGCCGAGTCACCCCACGGACTATTCTTGAGTTCGCCGAAGGTCGTAGGCAAAGCCATAGTTTGAAAAAAGCCTGGAGGAAATACGCCTTGGGGGAGAGCGGTAGGCTGGGGGCCTTCAACCTAACTTCCGACGCCGGATGAGATGCTTGACTTCAGCTTCACCGGCATCGGTCGTCACGCTGATCACCACGGCAGCCGTCCCAGCGTGAAAGTTGGGCAGCGTCAATGTCAAGACGGCCGTGCCGTCCTCACCCGTCGAGGCGGAACTGCGATGGGGGCGGTCGTGCGTGCCAAACACCTTGGCAATGACCGGCGCATTTGGAATGGGCTTGCCGCCAACACCGCGCGTGACATGAGCCTGGATGACGACCGTTTCCCCAGCGTAAAAGGCCGGCTCGCCGAGCAATGTAATGACCGGCTTTTCGGATTGCAGGTTACTGGCCACGTATTGGTTGACCACGCTGTTGAGGTCAATCGAGGCCTTGGGAATGCCACCGGTCGTTGGCGGCAGATGGTCGGACGATGACGACTGACCAAGCGATGGCAGAAGACTGTCAAGCATCGTCGTCACGGCCGGGCCGGATGCCGACGGTGGTGGTGGCGGCGGCGGTGGCGGCAAGCGCGATGACTCTGGAGCGATGGGGAGAACGCCATCCAGCGCCGAAGTAACACGGATAAACCCGGGCAGCGCCGGCGGCGGCGGCGGTGGGAGTGGTAAACCGCCGGTGGATGGATGAGCTGGAACACCCTCTGAAAAGGAGGCCGCCAGAACCGGTGACAGTGACTCGGTCACAGATGCAGCCGAAGGCATGGACAGCGGCGGTGGCGGCGGTGGCGGCCCGGCAGGTGCCGGGACACTTGCCGTGTCCCGCTTGGTGATCAGTTCTTCGACGCGCCCGCGCGCAATGAGCGCCAAAATCGCCTTATGCTGCTTTTCAAGCTTCTTTTGCAAATCAGACGGCGTTGCGCCCTCTTCCAGGTCCTTGGTGTAGTAAGTGCGCTTGGCTGCCAGAATCTGCCCGCCAACGTACACGAGCGACAAAATCAGCGGATTCACCGGACCTTTGTCTTCGGTCTGCACGTGATACACAACACCGTTGTGCGTGATGTCGGTATTGAAGCCGGTGAGCATGGATAGCAACGTACCAGAAGAAGAATCAGCAAAGCCGGTTGTTGACTGGAAGAAACCAAAGTCAAAGTAACATAGGCTTTTTCAGTGCGTCAATGCGCTGGTTCCACCGGATGACGGTTTTACCGCGCAACCGCTTCAGCGCATTGCTCCACGATTGGGTGGCCAGTAAGATGCATCGTCGCCGTACCCCCGTCTGGTGAATCCCGTACATTTCTCAACTCATACTCATGACAACTGATCCCATTTTCCGCATTGCTGACAAGGCACGAGCCGGCGAGCGGCTGTCATTCGACGACGGGGTAGCCCTGTTTGAGACCCAGAACGTAGCCTTTCTCGGCCACCTGGCCAACACCGTTCGCCAATCCCGGCATGGACGTGTCGCTTATTACAACGTCAACCACCACCTGAACCCAACCAACGTGTGTTACTGGGATTGCACGTTCTGTTCGTTTTACCGGAAGCCTGGCGACGAAGGGGCTTACACCTACACGATTGAGCAGGCAGTGGCCGAGATTCGCCCCTACTATGAAGCCGGTATTACCGAAGTCCACATTGTCGGCGGACTGCATCCGACGCTCAAGTTTGACTACTACCTTGACCTCCTGCGCGGCCTGAAACAAGCCTTCCCCGGACTGCACCTGAAAGCGTTCACCATGGTCGAACTCGACCATTTCAAACGCATCACGCGGCTCTCGGATGATGAAGTCATCGAGCGTCTCCGGGAAGCCGGGCTGGATTCCTGCCCTGGCGGTGGCGCGGAGATTTTCGCCGAGCCGGTGCGTGAGAAGATTTGCCGTCACAAGTGCGATAGCCAGCGGTGGCTTGACATGGCGCGGGCCGTTCACCGAAAGGGAATCCGGTCCAACGCGACCATGCTCTATGGTCACATCGAGAGCTATGCCGACCGGGTTGATCACATGCTGCGGTTGCGCGACTTGCAGGATGAAACCGGTGGCTTCCAGTGCTTCATACCGCTGGCGTTCTACCCGGAACAGACGGAGCTTGCCCACCTGCCCGGTCCAACCGCCGTGGACAGCCTCAAAACGATTGCCGTCTCGCGCCTGATGCTTGATAACTTCGAGCACATCAAGGCCTACTGGGTCATGCTGGGACGGCAAACCGCGCAGATGGCACTCCACTTCGGGGCGGATGACCTCGACGGCACCGT
It contains:
- the mqnE gene encoding aminofutalosine synthase MqnE; this encodes MTTDPIFRIADKARAGERLSFDDGVALFETQNVAFLGHLANTVRQSRHGRVAYYNVNHHLNPTNVCYWDCTFCSFYRKPGDEGAYTYTIEQAVAEIRPYYEAGITEVHIVGGLHPTLKFDYYLDLLRGLKQAFPGLHLKAFTMVELDHFKRITRLSDDEVIERLREAGLDSCPGGGAEIFAEPVREKICRHKCDSQRWLDMARAVHRKGIRSNATMLYGHIESYADRVDHMLRLRDLQDETGGFQCFIPLAFYPEQTELAHLPGPTAVDSLKTIAVSRLMLDNFEHIKAYWVMLGRQTAQMALHFGADDLDGTVSGGGPLVETYSADGRDRCMTTREEVVSLIRDAGLEPVERDTLYRPVVREPRLVAALDDAKHQPILHAVG